A single window of Longimicrobium sp. DNA harbors:
- a CDS encoding methyltransferase domain-containing protein, translating to MSALPRMAGAELMDEPAQDRTELAKSLDDLRAVNRWLGGTRVVLHHLADLVARHPREAYRILDVGTGSGDIPLEIARWARGEEVQVHVVATDNHATTLAFAREHTAAEPVVQVEAADALRLPYADGSFDFVLLSTALHHFDDERDCIRVLREMHRVSRIAFVVNDLARSRAALLGARLLAATFWRRHPVTRHDGPLSVRRSFTPDELRALAARAGFANGRVRAHFPFRLSLVVERE from the coding sequence GTGAGCGCGCTGCCGCGGATGGCGGGCGCGGAGCTGATGGACGAGCCCGCGCAGGATCGCACGGAGCTCGCCAAGTCGCTCGACGACCTACGGGCGGTGAACCGGTGGCTGGGCGGCACGCGCGTCGTCCTGCACCACCTCGCCGACCTGGTCGCCCGCCACCCGCGCGAGGCGTACCGCATCCTCGACGTCGGCACCGGCTCGGGCGACATCCCGCTGGAGATCGCCCGGTGGGCGCGCGGGGAGGAGGTGCAGGTGCACGTCGTGGCGACGGACAACCACGCGACCACGCTCGCCTTCGCGCGTGAGCACACCGCCGCGGAGCCGGTCGTGCAGGTGGAGGCGGCGGACGCGCTGCGGCTGCCGTACGCGGACGGCTCGTTCGACTTCGTGCTGCTGTCCACCGCCCTGCACCACTTCGACGACGAGCGCGACTGCATCCGCGTGCTGCGCGAGATGCACCGCGTGTCGCGCATCGCCTTCGTGGTGAACGACCTGGCGCGGTCGCGCGCGGCGCTGCTGGGCGCGCGGCTCCTCGCCGCGACGTTCTGGCGCAGGCACCCGGTCACGCGCCACGACGGCCCGCTCTCCGTCCGCCGCTCGTTCACCCCCGACGAGCTGCGGGCGCTGGCGGCGCGCGCCGGCTTCGCGAACGGCCGCGTGCGGGCGCACTTCCCGTTCAGACTGTCGCTGGTGGTAGAGCGGGAGTAG
- a CDS encoding amidohydrolase family protein, producing the protein MAERVTIWRAAWVLPVATEPVRDGAVMVGADGRIAAVGPRAAIEPPEGAEVVELGEAALLPGLVNVHAHPELSIFRGALEDLRFRDWILRLVGTKRAVLCDGDYEVAARWTLVECLRAGMTTVAATESSAASLGALREAGMRGIVYRELFGPDPRVADESMADLRAAVDRMRAEETDLVRVGISPHAPYTVSDALFAAAGRYARDERLPIAIHAGESVPERELVTRGEGDFAPGLRARDIATPPRGQTTMEMLDRLGVLAARPLLIHCVLLEYDDVVRLVDNGCAVAHCPVANAKLGHGIAPYPELREAGVRVGLGTDSVGSNNRLDLLEEARIASLLHRGRLASYGFLAPADLLRLVTIDGARALGMEERIGTLEPGKDADLCAVSLAAPHVRPVHDPVAALFHAARGTDVVMTAVRGRVLYRDGRVTTLDEAALAEAIDDSARRVREALA; encoded by the coding sequence GTGGGCGCCGACGGCCGCATCGCCGCCGTGGGCCCGCGCGCGGCCATCGAGCCGCCCGAGGGCGCGGAGGTCGTCGAGCTGGGCGAGGCGGCGCTCCTCCCCGGGCTGGTGAACGTCCACGCGCACCCCGAGCTCTCCATCTTCCGCGGCGCGCTCGAGGACCTGCGCTTCCGCGACTGGATCCTCCGCCTCGTGGGGACGAAGCGCGCGGTGCTGTGCGACGGGGATTACGAGGTGGCCGCGCGGTGGACACTGGTCGAGTGCCTGCGGGCGGGGATGACGACCGTCGCCGCGACCGAATCCTCCGCCGCGTCGCTCGGCGCGCTGCGCGAGGCGGGGATGCGCGGCATCGTCTACCGCGAGCTCTTCGGCCCCGATCCCCGCGTCGCCGACGAGTCGATGGCCGACCTCCGCGCGGCAGTCGACCGCATGCGCGCGGAGGAGACGGATCTGGTGCGCGTCGGCATCTCCCCGCACGCGCCGTACACCGTCTCCGACGCGCTCTTCGCCGCGGCGGGGCGGTACGCGCGCGACGAACGGCTTCCCATCGCCATCCATGCCGGCGAGTCCGTCCCCGAGCGCGAGCTGGTGACGCGCGGCGAGGGCGACTTTGCGCCGGGGCTGCGCGCGCGCGACATCGCCACGCCGCCGCGGGGGCAGACCACGATGGAGATGCTGGACCGGCTGGGCGTCTTGGCCGCGCGCCCGCTCCTCATCCACTGCGTGCTGCTGGAGTACGACGACGTGGTCCGCCTGGTCGACAACGGCTGCGCCGTCGCCCACTGCCCCGTCGCCAACGCGAAGCTGGGGCACGGCATCGCGCCCTATCCCGAGCTGCGCGAGGCGGGGGTGCGGGTGGGGCTGGGGACCGATTCCGTCGGCAGCAACAACCGGCTGGACCTGCTGGAGGAGGCGCGGATCGCCTCGCTCCTGCACCGTGGCCGCCTCGCGTCGTACGGCTTCCTCGCCCCCGCCGACCTGCTGCGGCTGGTGACGATCGACGGCGCGCGGGCGCTGGGGATGGAGGAGCGCATCGGCACGCTGGAGCCGGGGAAGGACGCGGATCTCTGCGCCGTCTCGCTCGCGGCGCCGCACGTGCGGCCGGTGCACGACCCGGTGGCGGCGCTTTTCCACGCCGCGCGGGGTACCGACGTGGTGATGACGGCGGTGCGCGGCCGCGTGCTCTACCGCGACGGCCGCGTGACGACGCTGGACGAGGCGGCGCTGGCGGAGGCGATCGACGATTCCGCCCGCCGCGTGCGCGAGGCGCTGGCGTGA